A DNA window from Nitrospira sp. contains the following coding sequences:
- a CDS encoding hypothetical protein (Evidence 4 : Unknown function but conserved in other organisms; MaGe:77309348) — translation MAQVIRSGAFLQQCWSVHPLCVTVKRIADDRTVVLLCSSCRSAHHVHCASVAAQSAAMPNQPDAAVPVVAGEAEALAKLEACIAAHRPALSLREMDVFEDRVLIRCADCRLHYDLSVAQFEMRQK, via the coding sequence ATGGCCCAGGTCATACGCAGCGGCGCGTTTCTCCAGCAATGCTGGTCCGTTCATCCGTTGTGCGTCACCGTGAAACGGATAGCCGACGATCGCACGGTGGTGTTGCTGTGCAGCTCTTGCCGGTCCGCGCATCATGTACACTGCGCTTCTGTGGCAGCTCAATCAGCGGCGATGCCGAACCAGCCGGACGCAGCGGTTCCCGTCGTGGCCGGTGAGGCTGAGGCGCTGGCGAAGCTGGAAGCCTGTATTGCCGCCCATCGCCCGGCGCTGTCGTTGCGTGAGATGGATGTGTTTGAAGACCGGGTGTTGATCCGCTGCGCCGATTGCCGGCTCCACTATGACCTGTCGGTCGCTCAGTTTGAAATGCGTCAGAAGTAA
- a CDS encoding conserved membrane protein of unknown function (Evidence 4 : Unknown function but conserved in other organisms; MaGe:77309349), whose amino-acid sequence MTTSNTPLNPVPSRTEWHTYFSEAIRLALAPLVLLFAGFFTSNFIISGQYTWPRTSRTLALTLTVVILSYEFVYKEQLARQVSPERAKAVLLYSCAIPYLVGVLVMLVLWKL is encoded by the coding sequence GTGACTACCTCCAATACTCCGTTGAATCCAGTTCCCTCTCGCACCGAGTGGCACACCTATTTTTCTGAAGCGATCCGGCTGGCGCTGGCGCCGCTGGTCCTGCTCTTTGCGGGATTCTTTACCTCTAATTTCATCATCAGCGGTCAATATACTTGGCCGCGGACGAGCCGCACGCTGGCACTGACACTGACGGTTGTGATTCTCTCCTACGAGTTTGTCTACAAGGAACAGCTGGCGCGTCAGGTGTCGCCGGAACGGGCGAAAGCCGTTCTGTTGTATTCCTGCGCGATTCCGTATCTCGTTGGAGTGTTGGTGATGCTGGTGCTCTGGAAGCTGTAA
- a CDS encoding hypothetical protein (Evidence 4 : Unknown function but conserved in other organisms; MaGe:77309350), with protein sequence MSIRKGGGDWEPMLLGIEPRHCKVCKEGLYRNKTFLTGGWSRCASCDEFVHYSCLASGKVSFLKARPRVCKACRAPQESIPSPSPSKDETPAAVGS encoded by the coding sequence ATGAGCATTCGAAAAGGCGGCGGAGATTGGGAGCCGATGTTGCTGGGGATTGAGCCTCGGCACTGCAAGGTCTGCAAGGAAGGTCTCTATCGGAACAAGACCTTCTTGACCGGCGGTTGGTCCCGCTGTGCTTCTTGCGACGAGTTTGTTCACTATAGTTGTCTTGCCAGCGGCAAGGTGTCGTTCCTGAAAGCCCGTCCGCGTGTGTGCAAGGCCTGCCGCGCGCCTCAAGAAAGCATCCCCTCTCCTTCACCTTCGAAGGATGAGACTCCGGCTGCCGTCGGGTCGTGA
- a CDS encoding Integrin alpha beta-propellor repeat protein (MaGe:77309351): MIIGRICLSSKKSSRGPWFCRLLAVGLLLSISACSGAELETSQQVVAQLVQQGYLKASNAGTGDRFGYRVAVSGDTVVVSALLEQSASTGINGSQVASTAPASGAVYVFVKTQTGWAQQAYLKASNAQSNDWFGYSLALSGNTLAVGAVLEDSAAIGANGSQDNNGATDSGAVYVFERVGNVWMQQAYLKASNTTSGHGFGSAVSLSNETLAVGAFMGDAVYVFLRSGGSWSQEALLRGANTETGDWFGSAVSIDNDTLVVGAPLEASAAVGINGNYADNTASQSGAAYVFSRAGGIWTQQAYVKASNTDANDGFGFSVALSGDTLVVGAVGESSSAKGINGNQIDNTVPHSGAAYVFIRARGAWVQQAYVKASNTDGPDVFGSAVALNGDRLVVGAWAEESPTTGINGNQTDNSAVNSGAAYVFKRNSGVWSQEAYVKASNTGVDMFGTSVALSESWVVIGAPLEASGATVVDGNQLDNSAPQSGAAYAFHF; encoded by the coding sequence ATGATTATTGGTCGGATATGTCTATCATCGAAGAAATCTAGCCGAGGGCCATGGTTTTGCAGATTACTCGCAGTCGGTTTGCTATTGAGTATTAGCGCCTGTTCAGGGGCTGAGCTTGAGACCTCGCAACAAGTAGTGGCGCAACTTGTTCAGCAGGGGTATCTCAAAGCTTCGAACGCAGGGACGGGTGATCGTTTTGGCTATAGAGTTGCTGTGAGTGGGGATACCGTAGTTGTTTCAGCTCTTTTGGAGCAAAGCGCAAGTACGGGGATTAACGGAAGTCAAGTTGCCAGCACTGCTCCTGCGAGTGGAGCGGTGTATGTATTTGTCAAAACTCAGACGGGCTGGGCTCAGCAGGCATATCTCAAAGCGTCGAACGCTCAGAGTAATGATTGGTTTGGGTATTCCTTGGCGTTAAGCGGAAACACCTTGGCCGTTGGTGCTGTGCTTGAGGATAGTGCTGCAATCGGTGCGAATGGTTCCCAGGATAATAATGGGGCGACTGACAGTGGGGCCGTATATGTGTTTGAGCGCGTCGGCAATGTGTGGATGCAGCAAGCCTATCTAAAGGCTTCGAATACCACATCTGGCCATGGATTTGGCTCGGCGGTCTCGCTTAGCAACGAGACGCTTGCCGTTGGAGCATTTATGGGCGATGCCGTATATGTATTTCTTCGGTCTGGCGGGAGTTGGAGCCAAGAAGCATTACTGAGGGGGGCAAACACTGAGACTGGAGACTGGTTTGGGAGCGCAGTTTCTATCGATAACGATACATTAGTAGTCGGCGCACCGCTTGAGGCAAGTGCTGCCGTTGGGATCAATGGGAACTATGCAGACAATACCGCGTCTCAAAGTGGCGCGGCCTATGTTTTTTCAAGGGCGGGTGGGATATGGACCCAGCAGGCTTACGTCAAAGCGTCTAATACTGATGCCAATGATGGCTTCGGTTTCTCTGTGGCTCTAAGTGGCGATACGCTGGTGGTGGGGGCTGTGGGTGAAAGTAGTTCAGCTAAAGGGATCAATGGAAATCAGATAGACAATACTGTACCTCACAGCGGGGCGGCGTATGTATTCATAAGAGCACGTGGCGCATGGGTTCAGCAGGCCTACGTGAAGGCCTCCAATACTGATGGCCCAGATGTGTTTGGAAGTGCGGTTGCATTGAACGGTGACAGGCTGGTGGTGGGGGCATGGGCGGAAGAGAGTCCCACCACGGGGATTAATGGCAACCAGACTGATAATTCTGCCGTAAATAGCGGTGCCGCCTATGTGTTTAAGAGGAACTCGGGGGTATGGAGTCAGGAGGCCTATGTGAAGGCCTCCAATACGGGGGTCGATATGTTTGGGACTTCAGTTGCGTTAAGTGAGAGTTGGGTCGTTATCGGGGCGCCGCTTGAGGCAAGTGGTGCAACCGTAGTTGATGGAAACCAACTGGACAATTCCGCTCCTCAAAGCGGAGCTGCCTATGCATTCCACTTTTAG
- a CDS encoding Farnesyl diphosphate synthase (MaGe:77309352) encodes MNIKDYLEQKRIAVDRFLDDVSPLATTPPTALHESMRYSLMAGGKRVRPILTIAAAEALGTTPPGLMAVACSLEFIHTYSLIHDDLPSMDNDDFRRGKPTNHKVYGEAMAILAGDALLTMAFDLCSRPDLMKGCDPVRQVRLIQELAYGSGNVGMVGGQVFDIQAENKDIDLPTLQNIHKHKTGMLMRAAVRMGAIAAGATDRQLDDMTGYAEDIGLAFQIADDVLNVTGTREELGKNPNTDAERGKKTYPTFYGVDGAKKLADDCVTRAITRLSSFGPSADPLREIAQYITSRKN; translated from the coding sequence ATGAACATTAAGGACTATCTCGAACAGAAGCGGATCGCGGTGGATCGCTTTTTGGATGACGTGAGCCCGCTAGCCACAACGCCACCGACAGCGTTGCATGAGAGCATGCGCTATAGCCTGATGGCGGGCGGCAAGCGGGTGCGGCCGATTCTGACGATCGCCGCGGCGGAAGCCTTGGGGACGACACCACCCGGACTGATGGCCGTCGCCTGCTCGCTGGAATTCATCCATACCTATTCGCTGATTCACGACGACCTGCCCTCGATGGATAACGACGACTTCCGCCGCGGAAAGCCGACGAATCACAAGGTCTACGGCGAGGCGATGGCAATTCTCGCCGGCGATGCCTTGCTGACGATGGCCTTTGATCTGTGCAGCCGGCCCGACCTGATGAAGGGCTGCGATCCCGTGCGGCAGGTCCGCCTGATCCAGGAACTGGCCTACGGCTCTGGCAATGTGGGCATGGTCGGTGGTCAGGTCTTCGACATTCAAGCGGAGAATAAAGACATCGATCTGCCGACGTTGCAGAACATTCACAAGCACAAGACCGGCATGCTGATGCGCGCGGCGGTGCGAATGGGCGCAATTGCCGCCGGCGCGACTGATCGACAGCTCGATGACATGACCGGCTACGCCGAGGATATCGGCTTGGCGTTCCAAATTGCCGACGATGTTCTCAACGTGACGGGCACTCGCGAAGAGCTCGGCAAAAATCCGAACACGGATGCCGAACGCGGCAAGAAGACCTATCCAACATTTTACGGTGTAGACGGGGCCAAGAAACTGGCCGACGACTGCGTCACACGCGCGATTACCCGTTTGTCCTCCTTCGGGCCATCGGCAGATCCACTCCGCGAGATCGCGCAATACATCACGTCACGGAAGAACTAG